The Bryobacteraceae bacterium genomic sequence TCTACCAGGCCGTCACCCGAACCGGTGATGTCAAGATGCCGCCCGGCCGGCAACGGCTCGGCGCCGCCGATGTGGCCGCCGTCAAGGAATGGATCGCCGCCGGAGCGCCTTGGGCCGCCGCCGCCAAGCCCACTGAAGCGGAATGGTGGTCATTCCGTAAACCCGTGAAAGTCACCCCGCCGCGCCGCGCCGTCAACCCCATCGACGCTTTCCTGCAACCGCCCCGGCCCGAAGCCCCGCGCGCCACTCTGATTCGACGCCTTTCCTACGACCTGCTCGGCCTCCCGCCCAACCCGGACGAAATCGACGCCTTCGTCAACGATCCCGACCCCGGCGCCTACGCCAGACTCGTCGACCGGCTGCTCGAATCGCCCCGCTACGGCGAGCGCTGGGGACGCTACTGGCTCGACGTGGTCCGCTACGCAGACACCGGAGGCTACGAAACCGACCACTACTTCGCCAACGCCTGGCGCTATCGCGACTACGTCATCCGCTCGTTCAATTCCGGCAAACCGTACGACACTTTCGTCAAGGAGCAAATCGCCGCCGACGAAATCTGGCCCGACAACTTCGATCTTGACGGCAGCTACGTCCTGCCCAGGTCGAAAGAAGAGAACCTCGAACGCCGTCTCGGCACTGCGCTGTTCACGCTCGGCGCCTTCCCCGTCGAGTTCTCTTTCTTCGGAGACCAGTTCCGCGCCGAATGGCAGGCCGAATGCGTCGACACAACGGGCTCGGCCTTCCTCGGTCTCTCGCTGAATTGCGCCCGCTGTCACGATCACAAGTTCGACCCCATCTCCCAGCGCGACTACTATCGCCTCTCGGCCGTGTTCGCCGGCTCCGAAGATCGCGAAATCCCCGTCACCAGCCAGATGCGCATCTTCGAGTACACGCGGTTTGAGACCCGCCGCGTCATCCTCGACCAGCTCCGCGAACAATACCGGAAATTGCCGCCTGGCGACCGGGACGCTCGCGAGACCCTGCTCCGCAAGATCGGCGACGCCTACGTCAAAGCGCCCGAGATGTACGACAAGGCCAACCTGCTCGTCCACACCGCCCCCGTGCCCGACACCTTCGTTCTTTCCGGCGGCGACTGGCAGCGAAAAGGCGACAAGGTCTCGCCCGGCTTCCCGGCGGCGCTCGGCCCCGCCCCGGCCATCGACGAACCCGCTGGCGATCCGTGGTTCATCCCCCGCCGCCGCAAGGCCCTCGCCGAATGGATCGCCTCACCGGAGAACCCGCTCACCGCGCGGGTATTCGTAAACCGCGTCTGGCAGGGGCACTTCGGAGAAGGCATCGTCGCCACGCCGAACGACTTCGGCCGCCAGGGCGAAAAGCCGGCCCAACCCCAACTGCTCGATTGGCTCGCTGCGGACTTCATGGAGAACGGCTGGCGCGTCAAACGCCTGCACCGTCAGATCCTGAACTCGGACTACTACAAGGCCGCCCGCACGCCGCGCCGTCTCGATGCCGACGCGCTCCGCGACGCCATCCTCGCCACCGCCGGCGCACTCAACACCAAGATGTTCGGACCCGCCATCGCCGTCAAACTCAGCGAGGACGAACGCGACGGCATGCGCGACATGTCCCAGTGGCCCGTCCACCCGGATCCCCGCGAACACGATCGCCGCGGCGTCTACCTCTTCGTCAAGCGTTCTTTCCGTCTCCCGATGATGGAAACCTTCGACGCGCCGGACCCCTCCCAAAGTTGCGCCCGCCGCGAAGTGTCCACTGTCGCGCAGCAGGCCCTCACGCTCATGAACAGCGAGTGGATGATGGAGCAGGCGAACCGCTTCGCCGCGCGCGCCGTCGGCCCGGACCCCATCGGCGCCGCCTGGCGCATCGCACTTGGCCGGCCCCCAAAACCGCTCGAACGAACCAAAGCCAGGCAACTGCTCGACGCACACGATTTGCCGCGCTTGTGCCTGGTGATATTGAATATGAGTGAGTTCGTCTATGTCGACTGATCTCGCCGCCTTCTCGCGCCGCCAGTTTTTCCGTTCCGCGCTCGGCTTCCCCGCCCTCGCCGCGGCTGCCGTCACCAACCCGCTCGCCCCACGCAAACCCCATTTCCCGGGCCCCGCGAAGAACGTCATTTTCCTTTTCATGCACGGCGGCCCTTCCCACCTCGAAACCTTCGATCCCAAGCCCGAGTTGAACCGCCTCCACGGCAAACCCGTGCCCGCCAGCTTCGGCCGCGTCCAACTGCAGTTCTCGAAGTTCGAAGAGCAGCCGATCATCGGATGCCGTCGTACCTTTGCTCGTCATGGCCAAGCCGGCATCGAAGTCTCGGACCTCTTTCCCCATACGGCCAAACACGCCGACAAGCTCGCCATCGTACGTTCCATGTATCACGACGGCTTCACGCACACCGCCGCGCTCAATTTCCTCAACAATGGCTGGCCCAGGCTGGGACGCCCGAGCCTCGGCTCCTGGGTCGTCTACGGTCTCGGCAGCGAAGGCGAAAGTCTCCCCGCATTCGTCGTCCTGCTCGAAGGCGGTATCAAGTGCGGACCGCCCGCCTACAGCAGCGGATTCCTCCCCGCCGTCTACCAGGGCGCCACGCTGCGCAACGGCCCCGCGCCGATCCTGAATCTACGCCCTCCCCCGGGCATGACGCCGCCACAGCAGCGCGACCTGCTCGACGGCCTCCGCTGGTTCAACGAACGCCACGCCGCCGAACACCCGGAGGTCTCCGCCCTCGAAGCACGCATCGCCTCCTACGAACTCGCGTTCCGCATGCAAGCCGCCGCGCCGGAACTGGCCGACCTCTCCCGGGAGTCCGAAGCCACGCGCCGGCTCTACGGGCTCCACCAGGAAGCCACCGCGGATTTCGGCGGCCGATGCCTCATGGCCCGCCGGCTGGTCGAGCGCGGCGTGCGGTTCGTTCAGGTGTGGTCCGGCTCAACCACCGGCGGCGGCGATTGGGACGGTCACAAGCATTGCGACGAAAATCATCGCAAGATGGCCGCAAAGACCGATCAGCCAATCGCCGCTCTGCTCGCCGACCTCGCCACGCGAGGCCTGCTCGATTCCACGCTCGTCATCTGGGGCGGCGAATTCGGCCGTACCCCCACCTCCGACGGCGGTCTCAACGGCGGCGGCGATCCCGAAGGCCGCGATCACAACCCCTACGGCTTCAGCATTTGGATGGCCGGCGGCGGCGTGGATGGCGGACGCGTCATCGGCCGAACCGACGAAATCGGCCTGAGGGCGATCGACGATCGCGTCCACGTTCACGACCTCCACGCCACCATCCTTGCCCTCCTCGGCCTCGATCACACCAGGCTCACCTACCCCTTCCAGGGCCGTGATTTCCGCCTCACCGACGTCCATGGTGACACCGCATTGCTTGGCAAATTACGGGCTTAAGTCCAGATTATTTTATCCGTAATATATAATCGATTCGCGCGCCGGAGAGATGCGCGAGCGAGGAGAGAACCGCGATGGACACCGCATCCATTCTGCTGGAGTACGGATACGACGACGAGACGCCGGCCTGGAAAATTGCTCACAATGCCGGCGATTTTTTCAACCTGAAGCCAGACAAAGCGTTGAAACAACTCATGAAGGCGTTTCACGATTATGGCCGCTCGCACTGGAGATGGGCGCCTGTCCCGTCCCCGGAGGCTGGCGACGGAGGGATCCTCTTCGGCATCACGCCGAAAGCCGACGCCGCCGCCTTTCGCCAGGCCCTCAAACGGCTCGCCGAAATCTTCGGCATCGGAGGCATCAAGGAGACCGCGATCGAGCACAAGTTCCTCAGCGTCCCCAGATCCCCGTCGATCGACGGCGCATGGCATGGGAACGTCCGCTCCAGCCACGCCGGCTTCGCCGACCTCCAATGCTTCCACTTCGCGAGCCACTCCTGGCTCACCCTCGAAGACGAGCATTACGACCCCTGCCACAACCGTGTCTTCAAGACCCGCAACCAGGCTGTCTGGACCCGTCTTCTCCCGCCCGAAGACCGCGTCCTCCAGGAAGCCAACGTCCCCGCCAGCCAGCTCTACCGCCTGGCCCGGCCTCTCGCCTCGGCGGACTACCTGATCCGCACCGCCGGCAAGAGCAAGAACGAATGGACGAATTGGCAGTTGGCCGCCCGCCAGGAGCTCAAAAATCTCCGCAGACTCGGCTGATCCCGCTACGCTATACTCGCTGGATCAAGTGGCCAAGAAGCGAACCAGGCAGGATCCCTCGTTCACTACGGTGGCCGTCGCGCCAACGGAGCCGAAGGACTCCCGCCAGGGCGCTGTTTGGCCGGAGTGGATCGCCCGCCGCGCCGCCCTCATCGCAGTCATTCTCACCTTCGTCGCCACCGCCCGAATCGCCGCGGTCTATCCCGTCTACAGCCACACATCGGATGAGCCCGCCCACCTCGCCTGCGGCATGGAGCTTCTCTCGCAGCGCCACTATGGCTACGAGCACCAGCACCCACCCCTCGCCCGGCTGGCGGTTTCGCTGCTCCCGTTTCTCACTGGAGCCCGCACCATCGGCTCGGACGATATGTGGATCGAAGGCCGCGGCCTGCTGATCAAAGACGGGAAGTACGAACGCACACTCACACTCGCCCGCCTCGGAAATCTGCCGTTTTTCTGGATCGCCTCCGCCGTCGTCTTCCTCTGGGCCCGCCGCATCGCCGGTCCCGCCGCGGCCGTGGCCGCCGTGCTTTTGTTTACCGGCTTGCCGATCGTCCTCGGCCACGCCGGCCTCGCCACCACGGACATGGCCCTCACCGCGATGCTCGCTGCGGCGCTCTATTCGTTCCTCGTTCTGGTGGACCAAACCTCTTGGCCGAACGCCTCCCTTTTCGGCCTTTGCGGCGGACTCGCCATCGCTTCGAAGTTCTCCGCCCTCGTCTTCTTCCCTTGTGCCGTGGCCGCCGCCGCGCTCGGCCTGTTCCTGTTCGCGCCGGACGCCAAACCTCGAATTGGCGCCGCCCTCCGCGACATCGCTCCGAAGCTCGCCGCTTCCGCCGCCGTCGCCGTCCTCGCCATCTGGGCGGTCTACGGCTTCTCCTTCGGCAAAATCGAATCCACCGACCTCACGGTTCCCTTCCCCGAACTGTTCACCGGAATTCGCGACGTAGCCGAACACAATTCCGTGGGCCACGCGGCATTCTTTCTCGGCGAACGCAAGCACGACGGATGGTTTGCGTTCTTCCCGGTGCTGGTCGCCGTCAAGACGCCGCTCGCGTTTCTCGCCCTCGCCGCAGTCGGCCTGTTCCGCGCCCGGCACGGCCGCGGAGTCTGGTCCTCCTGGGTCCCGTGGATGATGGCGCTGGGCATCTTCCTCTTTGCCATGACCAGCCGCATCAACATCGGCCTCCGCCATATTCTGCCGGTCTACATCATGCTGTCCATCGGCGCCGCATCCGGCCTCCTGTTCCTGCTGAGACTGGGCGCTACGCGGCCGTGGGCCACTTGGGCGGCGGCAGCCCTACTCGTCTGGAACATCGGCCACGTC encodes the following:
- a CDS encoding glycosyltransferase family 39 protein, coding for MAKKRTRQDPSFTTVAVAPTEPKDSRQGAVWPEWIARRAALIAVILTFVATARIAAVYPVYSHTSDEPAHLACGMELLSQRHYGYEHQHPPLARLAVSLLPFLTGARTIGSDDMWIEGRGLLIKDGKYERTLTLARLGNLPFFWIASAVVFLWARRIAGPAAAVAAVLLFTGLPIVLGHAGLATTDMALTAMLAAALYSFLVLVDQTSWPNASLFGLCGGLAIASKFSALVFFPCAVAAAALGLFLFAPDAKPRIGAALRDIAPKLAASAAVAVLAIWAVYGFSFGKIESTDLTVPFPELFTGIRDVAEHNSVGHAAFFLGERKHDGWFAFFPVLVAVKTPLAFLALAAVGLFRARHGRGVWSSWVPWMMALGIFLFAMTSRINIGLRHILPVYIMLSIGAASGLLFLLRLGATRPWATWAAAALLVWNIGHVAINHPDYLPYFNELAGDEPENIAVDSDLDWGQDLKRLAARLREVGAGSVTFSTLFSVDLGPLGFPKVEKSDPRGPSPGWNAVSLTYWKNYGLGAFEWKHTKENSDEINKIKVWPDVVPKQQRVGRGILLYYFADPDAPKQ
- a CDS encoding PSD1 and planctomycete cytochrome C domain-containing protein; the protein is MPRHVLLVTIAAVLLRAQPTAPPAILVSTCAACHNAATQMSGLDLSSREAVLKGGSRGPAIVPGRPEASLLYQAVTRTGDVKMPPGRQRLGAADVAAVKEWIAAGAPWAAAAKPTEAEWWSFRKPVKVTPPRRAVNPIDAFLQPPRPEAPRATLIRRLSYDLLGLPPNPDEIDAFVNDPDPGAYARLVDRLLESPRYGERWGRYWLDVVRYADTGGYETDHYFANAWRYRDYVIRSFNSGKPYDTFVKEQIAADEIWPDNFDLDGSYVLPRSKEENLERRLGTALFTLGAFPVEFSFFGDQFRAEWQAECVDTTGSAFLGLSLNCARCHDHKFDPISQRDYYRLSAVFAGSEDREIPVTSQMRIFEYTRFETRRVILDQLREQYRKLPPGDRDARETLLRKIGDAYVKAPEMYDKANLLVHTAPVPDTFVLSGGDWQRKGDKVSPGFPAALGPAPAIDEPAGDPWFIPRRRKALAEWIASPENPLTARVFVNRVWQGHFGEGIVATPNDFGRQGEKPAQPQLLDWLAADFMENGWRVKRLHRQILNSDYYKAARTPRRLDADALRDAILATAGALNTKMFGPAIAVKLSEDERDGMRDMSQWPVHPDPREHDRRGVYLFVKRSFRLPMMETFDAPDPSQSCARREVSTVAQQALTLMNSEWMMEQANRFAARAVGPDPIGAAWRIALGRPPKPLERTKARQLLDAHDLPRLCLVILNMSEFVYVD
- a CDS encoding DUF1501 domain-containing protein, which translates into the protein MSTDLAAFSRRQFFRSALGFPALAAAAVTNPLAPRKPHFPGPAKNVIFLFMHGGPSHLETFDPKPELNRLHGKPVPASFGRVQLQFSKFEEQPIIGCRRTFARHGQAGIEVSDLFPHTAKHADKLAIVRSMYHDGFTHTAALNFLNNGWPRLGRPSLGSWVVYGLGSEGESLPAFVVLLEGGIKCGPPAYSSGFLPAVYQGATLRNGPAPILNLRPPPGMTPPQQRDLLDGLRWFNERHAAEHPEVSALEARIASYELAFRMQAAAPELADLSRESEATRRLYGLHQEATADFGGRCLMARRLVERGVRFVQVWSGSTTGGGDWDGHKHCDENHRKMAAKTDQPIAALLADLATRGLLDSTLVIWGGEFGRTPTSDGGLNGGGDPEGRDHNPYGFSIWMAGGGVDGGRVIGRTDEIGLRAIDDRVHVHDLHATILALLGLDHTRLTYPFQGRDFRLTDVHGDTALLGKLRA